One segment of Carya illinoinensis cultivar Pawnee chromosome 1, C.illinoinensisPawnee_v1, whole genome shotgun sequence DNA contains the following:
- the LOC122315531 gene encoding protein PUTATIVE RECOMBINATION INITIATION DEFECT 1 isoform X3 produces the protein MHTSRTNTALCPTLLWVFNCPALLMVLTQRGFFASANANDTSSMNFYEADNFIQAAEVKRDGPRLNISFAEAIKGPLLSSDSQVQLSTLDLLFHYMSCDGASGKQIQVLVEENVADYVFEVLRLSECKDPVVSSCIRVLDLLSTAEQAFKQRLAIGFGTLISVVRYVSEVPFHPAQSQTLKLIWNYISDCPGMLSTSQIEELVLILTRMLKMHTVAEVGMLPEAFITVCSVFVALLKYSSSHGTLNLVTSVQEASKHAILACLDLSEKHPGQILHSLYLLKETYLYGNGENFNESGNIELRSYVVEVCIKQLLPWIVTTINELEEEIVLGVLETFHSLLLQDCDIQAMRLAKTLVSSSWFCFSFGCLGLYPTEKMKCRVYLMLSSLVDVLLGNGSGKPIRDSALYLPADPVDLLFLLGQKSSHNLELSSCQSAILLVLYTSSLYDERLADEKLVLASLDQYLLVNSRDLQYGAADSLAVMRLVNLYALFRGLAKMNYQIPYSSKAESILFQLMTENEWDLPSSGIHSVSLKWLFQQEKISKLLSYQILRFSRSTSSNGTDIIVQGRNDRILSKEAIAKLVAAGDNYGATIFVCLLTDLAKDNGQEHDIISVVTLMETIITIFPAASNQLCLCGIGKAIYTLCYDTSHTFSPQIVKAISVLSFKILRLVEPEILSSDENWLAVTMKLMENLDTSEAADRWNQGSLVVIGVLSLVLHHSTNEVLLEASKAILFNTSLVSAINSIIDAAHLKGPALVDHDEGTGIGESLIYVLLLNYFSLRSLPAVLPEFVDWKNFFDLPNRMQPLSFIGIHCHDLCRLMHFGSSLVKLVASYSLLQLLTRLSDQRDKNHFELKCTVGYLMSVIGVLEGLIFYSDLRVAMNCGLCLSIILGWEMLDMQKTTLIEKNSWCRLIVEELAMSLAAPCLATKSFINHHKPAIHVAVALLRLQKVPGWMRSVFNDTCISCIIENLSATNVNTEMVFLFRELLNSEYLKTAHIANLNQMLQACRQYLYADITQDDQSDEHVKKTGTTSNDVEEVCEFLIYLMSSESSPDMDSRGSHIAIGNKQLLEEIELFCRTLTVEDDS, from the exons ATGCACACATCAAGGACAAATACAGCCTTGTGTCCAACCTTGTTGTGGGTCTTCAATTGCCCAG CACTTTTGATGGTGTTGACTCAGAGAGGGTTTTTTGCTAGTGCGAATGCAAATGACACAAGCAGCATGAATTTTTATGAAGCCGATAACTTCATTCAAGCAGCTGAAGTTAAGAGAGATGGGCCTCGTTTGAATATCAGTTTTGCTGAGGCCATTAAAGGCCCATTGCTTTCATCAGACAGCCAAGTCCAACTGAGCACATTAGATTTACTATTTCATTATATGTCTTGTGATGGTGCTTCAGGAAAGCAGATCCAAGTCCTGGTAGAAGAAAATGTCGCGGATTATGTGTTTGAAGTACTTCGATTGTCAG AATGCAAGGATCCGGTTGTTAGCTCTTGCATTCGGGTACTTGATCTTTTATCAACAGCTGAGCAAGCCTTCAAACAAAGGCTTGCCATTGGGTTTGGAACTCTGATTTCAGTAGTACGTTACGTATCTGAAGTTCCCTTTCATCCTGCCCAAAGTCAGACTCTAAAGCTCATATGGAATTATATTTCTGATTGCCCGGGGATGCTATCCACTTCTCAAATAGAGGAGTTAGTTCTTATTCTCACAAGGATGCTTAAAATGCATACAGTGGCGGAGGTGGGCATGCTTCCTGAGGCATTTATAACGGTTTGCTCAGTCTTTGTAGCTCTTCTCAAGTATTCATCTTCTCATGGGACTTTAAATCTGGTGACATCAGTTCAAGAAGCATCAAAACATGCCATTTTAGCCTGTCTAGATCTCTCTGAAAAACATCCTGGACAAATTTTGCATTCATTGTACCTACTTAAAGAGACATATCTGTATGGTAATGGAGAAAACTTCAATGAATCCGGTAACATTGAACTACGAAGTTATGTGGTGGAAGTATGCATAAAACAATTATTACCTTGGATTGTAACAACCATCAATGAACTGGAGGAGGAAATTGTCCTTGGGGTGCTGGAAACTTTTCATTCATTGCTGCTTCAGGATTGTGATATCCAAGCCATGAGACTTGCAAAGACCTTGGTTTCATCATCTTGGTTTTGTTTCTCGTTTGGATGTCTAGGCTTATATCCTacagaaaaaatgaaatgcaGAGTATATCTGATGCTTAGTTCACTTGTGGATGTTCTTTTGGGAAATGGCTCTGGGAAACCCATCAGAGATTCTGCTCTATATCTGCCAGCTGACCCTGTGGATTTATTGTTTTTACTTGGGCAAAAGAGCTCTCATAATTTGGAATTGTCTTCTTGTCAATCTGCCATTTTGCTGGTATTATACACCAGCTCTTTGTATGATGAAAG ACTTGCAGATGAGAAGTTGGTTTTAGCTTCTCTGGATCAGTATCTTCTAGTCAATAGTAGAGATTTACAATATGGGGCTGCTGATTCCCTTGCAGTGATGCGACTAGTGAACCTTTATGCTCTTTTTAGGGGTCTTGCCAAAATGAACTACCAAATCCCCTACAGTTCAAAAGCAGAGAGCATACTTTTTCAGCTGATGACTGAAAATGAATGGGATTTGCCTTCTTCAGGAATTCACTCGGTGTCATTGAAATGGTTGTTTCAACAAGAGAAAATCAGCAAGCTATTGTCTTATCAGATTCTCAGATTCAGCAGAAGCACTAGTTCAAATGGGACTGACATCATAGTCCAGGGAAGAAATGATCGAATTTTAAGCAAAGAAGCAATTGCAAAGCTAGTAGCAGCAGGAGATAACTATGGAGCAACAATTTTTGTATGCTTGTTGACAGATCTTGCCAAGGATAATGGCCAAGAGCATGACATAATCTCAGTGGTTACTCTGATGGAAACTATTATTACCATCTTTCCAGCTGCTTCAAACCAATTATGTTTGTGTGGCATAGGGAAGGCGATCTACACTCTTTGTTATGACACAAGCCACACATTTTCCCCACAGATAGTGAAGGCCAtctcagttttgagttttaagattttaaGGTTGGTGGAGCCTGAAATTCTTTCTAGTGATGAAAATTGGCTCGCAGTGACTATGAAG ttgatggagaatttagacacCTCGGAGGCTGCAGATAGGTGGAATCAGGGAAGTCTTGTTGTGATTGGGGTTCTTTCCCTGGTTTTGCACCACTCCACCAATGAAGTACTGTTAGAAGCTTCAAAAGCTATTCTTTTTAATACTTCTCTTGTATCTGCAATCAACAGCATAATCGACGCTGCCCACTTAAAGGGGCCTGCTTTGGTCGATCATGATGAGGGGACTGGCATTGGAGAAAGTTTGATATACGTGCTTTTactaaattatttctctttaagaaG TTTGCCTGCTGTCCTACCTGAGTTTGTGGATTGGaaaaatttctttgatctaCCAAATAGGATGCAGCCGTTGTCCTTCATTGGAATTCATTGTCATGACCTTTGCAGACTGATGCATTTTGGGTCCTCTCTGGTGAAGCTTGTTGCTTCCTACAGTCTGTTACAGTTGCTTACCAGATTATCAGaccagagagataaaaatcacTTTGAACTGAAATGCACCGTGGGGTATCTAATGTCTGTAATTGGTGTATTAGAAGGCTTGATTTTTTACAGTGATCTCAGAGTGGCTATGAACTGTGGCCTGTGTCTTTCCATAATTTTGGGGTGGGAAATGCTGGACATGCAGAAGACAACGTTGATTGAAAAGAACAGTTGGTGTAGGTTGATTGTAGAAGAGCTAGCAATGTCCTTGGCGGCTCCTTGTTTAGCGACAAAATCTTTCATTAATCATCACAAGCCTGCAATTCATGTAGCTGTAGCACTTCTAAGACTCCAGAAGGTTCCTGGGTGGATGAGATCTGTGTTCAATGATACATGCATATCTTGCATAATTGAAAACCTTTCGGCGACTAATGTGAATACGGAGATGGTGTTTTTGTTTCGAGAGCTACTAAATTCTGAGTACCTGAAGACTGCACATATTGCTAACCTGAATCAGATGCTCCAG GCTTGCAGACAATATTTGTATGCTGACATTACTCAAGATGATCAATCAGATGAGCATGTGAAGAAGACGGGTACCACCTCAAACGATGTGGAAGAAGTTTGTGAGTTTCTCATTTACTTGATGTCATCCGAGTCATCTCCAGATATGGATTCTAGGGGATCACATATTGCCATTGGGAATAAGCAACTGTTAGAAGAGATAGAGTTGTTTTGTAGGACCTTAACAGTGGAAGATGACAGCTAA
- the LOC122315531 gene encoding protein PUTATIVE RECOMBINATION INITIATION DEFECT 1 isoform X4: MVLTQRGFFASANANDTSSMNFYEADNFIQAAEVKRDGPRLNISFAEAIKGPLLSSDSQVQLSTLDLLFHYMSCDGASGKQIQVLVEENVADYVFEVLRLSECKDPVVSSCIRVLDLLSTAEQAFKQRLAIGFGTLISVVRYVSEVPFHPAQSQTLKLIWNYISDCPGMLSTSQIEELVLILTRMLKMHTVAEVGMLPEAFITVCSVFVALLKYSSSHGTLNLVTSVQEASKHAILACLDLSEKHPGQILHSLYLLKETYLYGNGENFNESGNIELRSYVVEVCIKQLLPWIVTTINELEEEIVLGVLETFHSLLLQDCDIQAMRLAKTLVSSSWFCFSFGCLGLYPTEKMKCRVYLMLSSLVDVLLGNGSGKPIRDSALYLPADPVDLLFLLGQKSSHNLELSSCQSAILLVLYTSSLYDERLADEKLVLASLDQYLLVNSRDLQYGAADSLAVMRLVNLYALFRGLAKMNYQIPYSSKAESILFQLMTENEWDLPSSGIHSVSLKWLFQQEKISKLLSYQILRFSRSTSSNGTDIIVQGRNDRILSKEAIAKLVAAGDNYGATIFVCLLTDLAKDNGQEHDIISVVTLMETIITIFPAASNQLCLCGIGKAIYTLCYDTSHTFSPQIVKAISVLSFKILRLVEPEILSSDENWLAVTMKLMENLDTSEAADRWNQGSLVVIGVLSLVLHHSTNEVLLEASKAILFNTSLVSAINSIIDAAHLKGPALVDHDEGTGIGESLIYVLLLNYFSLRSLPAVLPEFVDWKNFFDLPNRMQPLSFIGIHCHDLCRLMHFGSSLVKLVASYSLLQLLTRLSDQRDKNHFELKCTVGYLMSVIGVLEGLIFYSDLRVAMNCGLCLSIILGWEMLDMQKTTLIEKNSWCRLIVEELAMSLAAPCLATKSFINHHKPAIHVAVALLRLQKVPGWMRSVFNDTCISCIIENLSATNVNTEMVFLFRELLNSEYLKTAHIANLNQMLQACRQYLYADITQDDQSDEHVKKTGTTSNDVEEVCEFLIYLMSSESSPDMDSRGSHIAIGNKQLLEEIELFCRTLTVEDDS, translated from the exons ATGGTGTTGACTCAGAGAGGGTTTTTTGCTAGTGCGAATGCAAATGACACAAGCAGCATGAATTTTTATGAAGCCGATAACTTCATTCAAGCAGCTGAAGTTAAGAGAGATGGGCCTCGTTTGAATATCAGTTTTGCTGAGGCCATTAAAGGCCCATTGCTTTCATCAGACAGCCAAGTCCAACTGAGCACATTAGATTTACTATTTCATTATATGTCTTGTGATGGTGCTTCAGGAAAGCAGATCCAAGTCCTGGTAGAAGAAAATGTCGCGGATTATGTGTTTGAAGTACTTCGATTGTCAG AATGCAAGGATCCGGTTGTTAGCTCTTGCATTCGGGTACTTGATCTTTTATCAACAGCTGAGCAAGCCTTCAAACAAAGGCTTGCCATTGGGTTTGGAACTCTGATTTCAGTAGTACGTTACGTATCTGAAGTTCCCTTTCATCCTGCCCAAAGTCAGACTCTAAAGCTCATATGGAATTATATTTCTGATTGCCCGGGGATGCTATCCACTTCTCAAATAGAGGAGTTAGTTCTTATTCTCACAAGGATGCTTAAAATGCATACAGTGGCGGAGGTGGGCATGCTTCCTGAGGCATTTATAACGGTTTGCTCAGTCTTTGTAGCTCTTCTCAAGTATTCATCTTCTCATGGGACTTTAAATCTGGTGACATCAGTTCAAGAAGCATCAAAACATGCCATTTTAGCCTGTCTAGATCTCTCTGAAAAACATCCTGGACAAATTTTGCATTCATTGTACCTACTTAAAGAGACATATCTGTATGGTAATGGAGAAAACTTCAATGAATCCGGTAACATTGAACTACGAAGTTATGTGGTGGAAGTATGCATAAAACAATTATTACCTTGGATTGTAACAACCATCAATGAACTGGAGGAGGAAATTGTCCTTGGGGTGCTGGAAACTTTTCATTCATTGCTGCTTCAGGATTGTGATATCCAAGCCATGAGACTTGCAAAGACCTTGGTTTCATCATCTTGGTTTTGTTTCTCGTTTGGATGTCTAGGCTTATATCCTacagaaaaaatgaaatgcaGAGTATATCTGATGCTTAGTTCACTTGTGGATGTTCTTTTGGGAAATGGCTCTGGGAAACCCATCAGAGATTCTGCTCTATATCTGCCAGCTGACCCTGTGGATTTATTGTTTTTACTTGGGCAAAAGAGCTCTCATAATTTGGAATTGTCTTCTTGTCAATCTGCCATTTTGCTGGTATTATACACCAGCTCTTTGTATGATGAAAG ACTTGCAGATGAGAAGTTGGTTTTAGCTTCTCTGGATCAGTATCTTCTAGTCAATAGTAGAGATTTACAATATGGGGCTGCTGATTCCCTTGCAGTGATGCGACTAGTGAACCTTTATGCTCTTTTTAGGGGTCTTGCCAAAATGAACTACCAAATCCCCTACAGTTCAAAAGCAGAGAGCATACTTTTTCAGCTGATGACTGAAAATGAATGGGATTTGCCTTCTTCAGGAATTCACTCGGTGTCATTGAAATGGTTGTTTCAACAAGAGAAAATCAGCAAGCTATTGTCTTATCAGATTCTCAGATTCAGCAGAAGCACTAGTTCAAATGGGACTGACATCATAGTCCAGGGAAGAAATGATCGAATTTTAAGCAAAGAAGCAATTGCAAAGCTAGTAGCAGCAGGAGATAACTATGGAGCAACAATTTTTGTATGCTTGTTGACAGATCTTGCCAAGGATAATGGCCAAGAGCATGACATAATCTCAGTGGTTACTCTGATGGAAACTATTATTACCATCTTTCCAGCTGCTTCAAACCAATTATGTTTGTGTGGCATAGGGAAGGCGATCTACACTCTTTGTTATGACACAAGCCACACATTTTCCCCACAGATAGTGAAGGCCAtctcagttttgagttttaagattttaaGGTTGGTGGAGCCTGAAATTCTTTCTAGTGATGAAAATTGGCTCGCAGTGACTATGAAG ttgatggagaatttagacacCTCGGAGGCTGCAGATAGGTGGAATCAGGGAAGTCTTGTTGTGATTGGGGTTCTTTCCCTGGTTTTGCACCACTCCACCAATGAAGTACTGTTAGAAGCTTCAAAAGCTATTCTTTTTAATACTTCTCTTGTATCTGCAATCAACAGCATAATCGACGCTGCCCACTTAAAGGGGCCTGCTTTGGTCGATCATGATGAGGGGACTGGCATTGGAGAAAGTTTGATATACGTGCTTTTactaaattatttctctttaagaaG TTTGCCTGCTGTCCTACCTGAGTTTGTGGATTGGaaaaatttctttgatctaCCAAATAGGATGCAGCCGTTGTCCTTCATTGGAATTCATTGTCATGACCTTTGCAGACTGATGCATTTTGGGTCCTCTCTGGTGAAGCTTGTTGCTTCCTACAGTCTGTTACAGTTGCTTACCAGATTATCAGaccagagagataaaaatcacTTTGAACTGAAATGCACCGTGGGGTATCTAATGTCTGTAATTGGTGTATTAGAAGGCTTGATTTTTTACAGTGATCTCAGAGTGGCTATGAACTGTGGCCTGTGTCTTTCCATAATTTTGGGGTGGGAAATGCTGGACATGCAGAAGACAACGTTGATTGAAAAGAACAGTTGGTGTAGGTTGATTGTAGAAGAGCTAGCAATGTCCTTGGCGGCTCCTTGTTTAGCGACAAAATCTTTCATTAATCATCACAAGCCTGCAATTCATGTAGCTGTAGCACTTCTAAGACTCCAGAAGGTTCCTGGGTGGATGAGATCTGTGTTCAATGATACATGCATATCTTGCATAATTGAAAACCTTTCGGCGACTAATGTGAATACGGAGATGGTGTTTTTGTTTCGAGAGCTACTAAATTCTGAGTACCTGAAGACTGCACATATTGCTAACCTGAATCAGATGCTCCAG GCTTGCAGACAATATTTGTATGCTGACATTACTCAAGATGATCAATCAGATGAGCATGTGAAGAAGACGGGTACCACCTCAAACGATGTGGAAGAAGTTTGTGAGTTTCTCATTTACTTGATGTCATCCGAGTCATCTCCAGATATGGATTCTAGGGGATCACATATTGCCATTGGGAATAAGCAACTGTTAGAAGAGATAGAGTTGTTTTGTAGGACCTTAACAGTGGAAGATGACAGCTAA